A part of Pararoseomonas sp. SCSIO 73927 genomic DNA contains:
- a CDS encoding helix-turn-helix domain-containing protein, whose translation MPRPRGRPRRFDPEAAVASAQALFQARGYDAVGVADLTAALGINPPSFYAAFGSKAGLYARVLERYGRAGALPLAEILSPGRPVAEALADLIEEAARRYAADPAAAGCLALEGQRCGDPAARDAARATAEAGTCAIRDFIAARHPDRADALTDYVSTLLSGLSAMARAGVEQPRLLAAARLGGAAIRAALPA comes from the coding sequence ATGCCGCGCCCCCGCGGACGGCCCCGCCGCTTCGACCCCGAGGCCGCCGTCGCCTCCGCCCAAGCCCTGTTCCAGGCCCGCGGCTACGACGCGGTCGGCGTCGCCGACCTCACCGCGGCGCTCGGCATCAATCCTCCATCCTTCTATGCCGCCTTCGGCAGCAAGGCCGGCCTCTACGCCCGCGTGCTGGAGCGCTACGGCCGCGCCGGCGCCCTGCCCCTGGCCGAGATCCTCAGCCCCGGCCGCCCGGTGGCGGAGGCGCTCGCCGACCTGATCGAGGAGGCCGCGCGCCGCTACGCCGCCGATCCCGCCGCCGCCGGCTGTCTCGCCCTGGAAGGCCAGCGCTGCGGCGACCCCGCCGCGCGCGACGCCGCCCGTGCCACCGCCGAGGCCGGGACCTGCGCCATCCGCGACTTCATTGCCGCCCGCCACCCCGACAGGGCCGACGCCCTGACCGACTACGTCTCGACGCTGCTCTCTGGCCTCTCCGCCATGGCCCGCGCCGGCGTGGAACAGCCCCGCCTCCTCGCCGCCGCCCGCCTGGGCGGAGCGGCCATCCGCGCCGCCCTCCCGGCCTGA